Proteins encoded in a region of the Sphingopyxis sp. OAS728 genome:
- a CDS encoding ComEC/Rec2 family competence protein, with protein MEHVFVALPGSADGAGSYDKIFLRDDHGKKVREVLWGDWLTLAPDMPQAGEWRWVRWAWKDEAKRRLLKIRASEVTDRRPLEMIFLDVGIGDGSVLITPERATDPGLPAGQQERVIIVDAGKGQAMRDFLDSRFGTYRAGMAFHAAVISHADLDHYGGFRSIFSNKDISFEHLYHNGALELPTGEGLEGMGGVTEPDADGVRYLKRIVESDAAARALYDPAGTPSSRTFAKLIATAIAKGNVGSFSMLSTEHGSFAQGARWMPGFAPGERDGYTIEVLGPWVECDATGKLRLRVFGDAAKTKNGHSVILRLRFGEFSILFGGDLNTASERFLLTRYAGLDAWPQDEADRDAMLDAARVRFRSDVMKACHHGASDVTDEFLSAVNPAAFVISSGDDDVNYVHPRPDLLGRLGKAGRGAAPVLLSTELQRSTRETEDAALVKRLKRNIDLLAAGGPSMDENGAPLSDTARKAAREALAKAMNADVDTLGRSNVSVDGAIYVKTDGKRLIAAFKKETQDANNKWFWYSYALKGDQTMDLVPRPEH; from the coding sequence ATGGAGCATGTTTTCGTCGCCCTGCCGGGCAGCGCCGATGGCGCGGGGTCGTACGACAAGATCTTCCTGCGCGACGATCATGGCAAGAAGGTTCGCGAAGTCTTGTGGGGCGACTGGCTGACGCTGGCGCCCGACATGCCGCAGGCCGGCGAGTGGCGCTGGGTCCGGTGGGCGTGGAAGGATGAGGCGAAGCGCCGGCTGCTGAAGATTCGCGCCAGCGAGGTTACCGACCGCCGCCCGCTCGAAATGATCTTCCTTGACGTCGGGATCGGCGACGGGTCGGTGCTGATCACCCCTGAGCGCGCGACCGACCCCGGCTTGCCGGCGGGGCAGCAGGAACGCGTCATTATCGTCGACGCGGGCAAGGGGCAGGCGATGCGCGATTTCCTCGATTCGCGTTTCGGCACCTATCGTGCGGGCATGGCGTTCCACGCCGCGGTGATCAGTCACGCCGACCTCGATCATTATGGCGGCTTTCGCAGCATCTTTTCGAACAAGGATATCAGCTTCGAGCATCTCTATCACAATGGGGCGCTCGAATTGCCGACCGGCGAGGGGCTCGAGGGCATGGGCGGCGTCACCGAGCCCGATGCCGACGGGGTGCGCTACCTGAAACGGATCGTCGAAAGCGACGCAGCGGCGCGCGCGCTCTATGATCCGGCGGGGACCCCGTCGAGCCGGACCTTTGCCAAGCTGATTGCGACCGCGATCGCCAAGGGCAATGTCGGCAGCTTTTCGATGCTGTCGACCGAACATGGCAGCTTCGCGCAAGGTGCCCGCTGGATGCCGGGCTTCGCGCCGGGCGAGCGCGATGGCTATACGATCGAGGTGCTCGGCCCATGGGTCGAGTGCGACGCCACGGGCAAGCTGCGGCTGCGCGTCTTTGGCGATGCTGCCAAGACGAAGAACGGCCATTCGGTGATCCTGCGCCTGCGCTTCGGCGAATTCTCGATCCTGTTCGGCGGCGATCTCAACACGGCCTCCGAACGCTTCCTCCTGACGCGCTACGCCGGGCTCGACGCCTGGCCGCAGGACGAGGCGGACCGCGATGCGATGCTCGACGCGGCGCGCGTCCGGTTCCGCTCGGACGTGATGAAGGCGTGCCACCATGGCGCGTCGGACGTCACCGACGAATTTCTGAGCGCGGTGAATCCGGCGGCGTTCGTCATCTCTTCGGGCGATGACGATGTGAATTATGTCCATCCACGACCCGACCTGCTCGGCCGGCTCGGGAAAGCGGGGCGCGGCGCCGCACCGGTGCTGCTATCGACCGAGTTGCAGCGTTCGACGCGCGAGACCGAGGATGCGGCGCTCGTCAAACGGCTCAAACGCAACATCGACCTGCTTGCGGCGGGCGGTCCGAGCATGGACGAAAACGGGGCGCCCTTGTCGGATACTGCGCGCAAGGCGGCGCGCGAGGCGCTGGCGAAGGCGATGAACGCCGACGTCGACACGCTGGGCCGGTCCAATGTCAGCGTCGACGGCGCCATCTATGTCAAGACCGACGGCAAGCGCCTGATCGCTGCGTTCAAGAAGGAAACGCAGGACGCCAACAACAAATGGTTCTGGTACAGCTATGCGCTGAAAGGCGATCAGACGATGGATCTGGTGCCGCGCCCCGAACATTAA
- the hflC gene encoding protease modulator HflC has product MNSLFQNPMRLLFGVVILLVILSQSLAIVPEDKQALILRFGEIERTVNRYKPNEDFGRSGAGLVLRVPFTDGIQYIDKRILGVNMERQQVLSTDQQRLQVDAFARFRITNPVRMYTAIRTEDKLQAQLATILGSSLRNELGKRTFATLLSPERGAVMDNIQVALNREANKYGAEIIDVRIKRADLPEGATLEAAYNRMRTARQQEAISIRAEGQKEAQIIRGGADGEAARIYAASFGKDPEFYDFYRAMQSYRQTFLGENNQGGTSIIMSADNEYLKRFRGN; this is encoded by the coding sequence CTTTGGCGTCGTCATCCTGCTCGTCATCCTGTCGCAGTCGCTCGCGATCGTCCCCGAAGACAAGCAGGCGCTGATCCTGCGCTTCGGCGAGATCGAGCGCACGGTGAACCGTTACAAGCCGAACGAGGATTTCGGGCGCTCGGGCGCCGGTCTCGTCCTGCGCGTGCCGTTCACCGACGGCATCCAATATATCGACAAGCGCATCCTTGGCGTGAACATGGAGCGCCAGCAAGTGCTCTCGACCGACCAGCAGCGGCTGCAGGTCGACGCCTTCGCGCGCTTCCGCATCACCAACCCGGTGCGCATGTATACCGCGATCCGCACCGAGGATAAGTTGCAGGCGCAGCTCGCGACGATCCTCGGCTCGTCGCTGCGCAACGAGCTCGGCAAGCGCACCTTCGCGACCTTGCTGTCGCCCGAGCGCGGCGCGGTGATGGACAATATCCAGGTCGCGCTGAACCGCGAGGCGAACAAATATGGCGCCGAGATCATCGACGTCCGGATCAAGCGTGCCGACCTTCCCGAAGGCGCGACGCTCGAGGCGGCGTACAACCGCATGCGTACCGCGCGCCAGCAGGAAGCGATCTCCATCCGCGCCGAAGGGCAGAAGGAAGCGCAGATCATTCGCGGCGGCGCCGACGGCGAAGCGGCGCGCATCTATGCCGCGAGCTTTGGCAAGGATCCCGAATTCTATGATTTCTACCGCGCGATGCAGAGCTATCGGCAGACCTTCCTGGGTGAGAATAACCAAGGCGGGACGTCGATCATCATGTCCGCGGACAATGAATATCTGAAGCGTTTCCGCGGCAATTGA
- a CDS encoding cytochrome P450, with product MTKPILPGEVAAAVVDPVAYGNWDPLHEQLAWARVNAPLAVAENHDHDPFWLVTRHADIMAISRDPQRFANGIRPTVLTNRDGEALARAATPNNDGHLIRSLVQMDAPDHMKYRLLTQSWFMPKNLKIVEDRIRQIARETVDHMLAAGGETDFARDVAAHYPLRVIMDILGVPPEDEPRMLMLTQQLFGPTDPELNRSREAITSAEQAIAMLNYVIADFENYFGALTADRRANPREDIATVIANAMVGGEQIPDRELAGYYMIIATAGHDTTSASTAGAIMELAKNPALFERFRAADSDKAGLIEEAIRWTTPVQHFMRSAKEDVEIGGQTIREGDWLMLNYVSGNRDEAVFGDPFAFNPDREKNQQIAFGFGAHVCLGQHLARMEMRILMEELLPRLKSLELTGEPARVESVFVGGLKRLPVRFEAA from the coding sequence ATGACAAAACCCATATTGCCTGGAGAGGTAGCCGCCGCCGTTGTCGACCCCGTCGCATATGGCAATTGGGACCCGCTGCACGAGCAGCTTGCCTGGGCGCGCGTGAACGCGCCGCTGGCCGTTGCCGAGAATCACGACCATGACCCGTTCTGGCTGGTGACGCGCCACGCCGACATCATGGCGATCAGCCGCGATCCGCAGCGCTTCGCGAACGGCATCCGCCCGACGGTGCTGACCAACCGCGACGGCGAGGCGCTGGCGCGCGCGGCGACCCCGAATAATGACGGCCATCTGATCCGCTCGCTGGTCCAGATGGATGCCCCCGATCACATGAAATACCGGCTGCTGACGCAGAGCTGGTTCATGCCCAAGAATTTGAAGATCGTCGAAGATCGCATCCGCCAGATCGCGCGCGAAACGGTCGATCATATGCTCGCGGCCGGCGGAGAAACCGACTTTGCGCGCGATGTAGCGGCGCACTATCCGCTGCGCGTCATCATGGATATCCTGGGTGTGCCGCCCGAAGACGAGCCGCGCATGCTGATGCTGACGCAGCAATTGTTCGGCCCGACGGATCCGGAGCTTAACCGCAGCCGCGAGGCCATCACGTCGGCCGAACAGGCGATCGCGATGCTCAACTATGTCATCGCCGATTTCGAAAATTATTTCGGCGCGCTGACCGCCGACCGCCGCGCCAATCCGCGCGAGGATATTGCGACAGTCATCGCGAACGCCATGGTCGGCGGCGAACAGATCCCCGACCGCGAGCTCGCGGGCTATTATATGATTATCGCGACTGCGGGACACGACACGACGAGCGCCTCCACCGCAGGCGCGATCATGGAACTCGCCAAGAACCCTGCGCTGTTCGAACGGTTCCGCGCGGCCGACAGCGACAAGGCGGGGCTGATCGAGGAAGCGATCCGTTGGACCACCCCGGTCCAGCATTTCATGCGCAGCGCGAAAGAGGATGTCGAAATCGGCGGCCAGACGATTCGCGAAGGCGACTGGCTGATGCTGAACTATGTCTCGGGCAATCGCGACGAGGCTGTGTTTGGCGATCCCTTTGCGTTCAACCCCGACCGCGAGAAGAACCAGCAGATCGCTTTCGGTTTCGGCGCGCACGTCTGCCTTGGTCAGCATCTCGCGCGGATGGAAATGCGTATCCTCATGGAAGAATTGCTGCCGCGGCTGAAAAGCCTCGAACTGACGGGCGAACCCGCACGCGTCGAATCGGTGTTCGTCGGCGGGCTGAAGCGCCTGCCGGTCCGGTTCGAGGCGGCCTAG
- a CDS encoding M1 family metallopeptidase: protein MKYPTRHLLVAAVSSLSLAACAAQAGVESPTPVAAAPPALAGAPLDTSVPSQLPRIARPMHYDISVTPDAKALSFAGEAGIDLELYEPSATLTLNALDLSFASASLTGADGKTIPLTVAIDAAAQTASFTAPAPLVPGKYRLSTRYTGVINTQANGLFALDYPDKVSGGETRGLFTQFEAPDARRFVPSFDEPSYKATFTLSATVPAGDLAVSNMPVTSETPVAGGKKKVTFQISPKMSSYLLFFATGNFERLAAKSESGAEVGIVSPKGSGEQARFALDSLGPLLGYYRDYFGQPYPLPKLDNVAGPGQSQFFGAMENWGAIFTFERILLDDPKITSDATRQQIYTTQAHEVAHQWFGDLVTMAWWDDLWLNEGFASWMETKASDHFHPDWQPLLDRVDGREGAMALDAFATTHPIVQTIRTVEDTNQAFDAITYQKGEAVITMLEAYAGEDVWRDGLRTYMDKHKYANTRTDDLWNAVEAAGAKGLTAIAHDFTNQPGIPLLRVGGVTCAGGNTTVQLTQSEFARDRKDSIDAQNRRWQVPVLARAGNGSVARQVVAGGTGTLTLPGCGAVLLNAGQAGYYRTLYSPAALTALRGDFAKLTPIDQLGLIGDNFALAYAGYQPMGAALGLLTAVPQDANQKLLGDAAGRYSALYGMFDDQPAVRKAIAARGTAALGPAMQRLGFDARAGEPALDSILRSQLLGTLGTLGDARVLAEARRRFALLDSNPATLDGPLKSRWLDIIAANANEAEWTKLRAMAKGSKSAVERSAFYTFLGNAKDAALAKRALDLALTDEPGKTVSAGIIGAVAKNHPELAVDFAQANQAAVDRLIDASARARFLAGLAAASNDPAMIAKLERIAAPLPADVRKPYDKTLASLKERSISRPRIKSEIAAWLKAK from the coding sequence ATGAAATATCCGACTCGTCATCTGCTTGTTGCCGCCGTCTCGTCGCTCAGCCTCGCCGCCTGCGCTGCCCAAGCCGGGGTCGAATCCCCTACGCCCGTCGCTGCGGCACCACCCGCGTTGGCCGGCGCGCCGCTCGACACGAGCGTGCCGAGCCAGCTGCCGCGGATCGCGCGGCCGATGCATTACGACATCAGCGTGACGCCCGACGCAAAGGCGCTGAGCTTTGCCGGCGAGGCAGGCATCGATCTCGAACTTTACGAACCCTCGGCAACGCTGACGCTGAATGCGCTCGACCTCAGCTTCGCAAGCGCGAGCTTGACCGGCGCCGACGGCAAGACGATCCCGCTGACCGTCGCAATCGACGCCGCAGCGCAGACCGCGAGCTTCACCGCCCCCGCGCCGCTTGTGCCCGGCAAATACCGCCTGAGCACCCGCTACACCGGGGTGATCAACACGCAGGCGAACGGACTTTTCGCGCTCGATTATCCCGACAAGGTCAGTGGGGGCGAGACGCGCGGTCTGTTCACCCAGTTCGAGGCGCCCGATGCCCGCCGCTTCGTCCCGAGCTTCGACGAGCCGAGCTACAAGGCCACCTTCACCCTCTCCGCAACCGTTCCGGCGGGCGACCTTGCGGTGAGCAACATGCCCGTCACGAGCGAAACCCCCGTCGCGGGCGGCAAGAAGAAGGTGACCTTCCAGATCTCGCCCAAAATGTCGTCCTACCTCCTCTTCTTCGCGACCGGGAATTTCGAGCGGCTCGCGGCGAAGAGCGAGAGCGGCGCCGAGGTCGGCATCGTCTCGCCCAAGGGATCGGGCGAGCAGGCGCGCTTCGCGCTCGACAGCCTCGGCCCGCTGCTCGGTTATTACCGCGACTATTTCGGCCAGCCCTATCCGCTGCCCAAACTCGACAATGTCGCGGGCCCCGGCCAGTCGCAATTTTTCGGCGCGATGGAAAATTGGGGGGCGATCTTCACCTTCGAACGCATCCTGCTCGACGATCCGAAGATCACCAGCGATGCGACGCGCCAGCAGATCTACACGACGCAGGCGCATGAGGTCGCGCACCAATGGTTCGGCGATCTCGTCACCATGGCGTGGTGGGACGACCTGTGGCTCAACGAAGGCTTCGCGAGCTGGATGGAAACCAAGGCGAGCGACCATTTCCATCCAGACTGGCAGCCCTTGCTCGACCGCGTCGACGGCCGCGAGGGGGCGATGGCGCTCGACGCCTTTGCAACCACCCACCCGATCGTCCAGACGATCCGCACCGTCGAGGACACCAACCAGGCGTTCGACGCGATCACTTACCAGAAGGGCGAAGCCGTCATCACGATGCTCGAAGCCTATGCCGGCGAGGATGTCTGGCGCGATGGCCTGCGCACCTACATGGACAAGCATAAATATGCGAACACGCGCACCGACGATCTGTGGAACGCGGTCGAGGCGGCGGGCGCGAAGGGGCTGACTGCGATCGCGCATGACTTCACGAACCAGCCGGGCATTCCGTTGCTCCGCGTCGGCGGCGTGACCTGCGCGGGCGGCAACACGACCGTCCAGCTGACGCAAAGCGAATTTGCACGCGATCGCAAGGACAGCATCGATGCCCAGAATCGTCGCTGGCAGGTGCCCGTCCTCGCGCGCGCCGGCAATGGTTCGGTCGCGCGGCAGGTCGTCGCGGGCGGTACTGGCACACTGACCCTGCCCGGTTGCGGCGCAGTCCTGCTCAATGCGGGTCAGGCGGGCTATTATCGCACGCTTTATTCGCCCGCGGCGCTGACCGCGCTGCGCGGCGATTTCGCAAAACTCACGCCGATCGACCAGCTCGGGCTGATCGGCGACAATTTCGCGCTCGCTTACGCCGGCTACCAGCCGATGGGCGCCGCGCTCGGCCTGCTGACGGCGGTGCCGCAGGATGCGAACCAGAAACTGCTCGGCGATGCGGCGGGTCGTTATAGCGCGCTTTACGGCATGTTCGACGACCAGCCCGCGGTGCGCAAAGCAATCGCGGCGCGCGGCACCGCGGCGCTCGGCCCGGCGATGCAGCGGCTCGGTTTCGATGCGCGGGCCGGCGAGCCCGCGCTCGACAGCATCCTGCGCTCGCAGCTGCTCGGCACGCTTGGGACGCTGGGCGACGCCAGGGTGCTGGCGGAGGCGCGCCGCCGCTTCGCGCTGCTCGACAGCAATCCCGCGACGCTCGACGGCCCGCTGAAATCGCGCTGGCTCGACATCATCGCGGCGAACGCGAACGAGGCCGAATGGACCAAGCTGCGCGCCATGGCGAAGGGGTCGAAATCGGCGGTCGAACGCAGCGCCTTCTACACCTTCCTCGGCAATGCGAAGGATGCGGCGCTGGCGAAGCGCGCACTCGACCTCGCGCTCACCGACGAACCGGGCAAGACCGTCAGCGCCGGGATCATCGGCGCCGTTGCGAAAAATCACCCCGAACTCGCGGTCGATTTCGCGCAGGCGAACCAGGCCGCGGTCGACCGGCTGATCGACGCCTCGGCGCGCGCGCGCTTCCTCGCGGGCCTCGCCGCCGCGTCGAACGATCCGGCGATGATCGCGAAGCTCGAGCGGATCGCGGCGCCGCTGCCCGCCGATGTGCGCAAGCCGTATGACAAGACGCTGGCCAGCTTGAAGGAACGCAGCATCAGCCGGCCGCGGATCAAGAGCGAAATCGCCGCCTGGCTGAAGGCGAAGTAG
- a CDS encoding helicase HerA-like domain-containing protein, with translation MSDGSTASEIYIGLGGGGAADGPRQSLVLKRANRHGLIAGATGTGKTVTLQGLAEGFSAVGVPVFVADVKGDLAGMAMAGSPTSKMHEIFAARAAEIGDSEWGYRDNPVIFWDLFGEQGHPVRTTISEMGPLLLARLMGLNEVQEGVLAIAFRVADEQNLLLLDLGDLQAMLSWCAENADELTTKYGNVSKATVGTIQRQLLTLETQGGANFFGEPALDIMDMIRTDENGRGYVNILAADKLMASPKLYATFLLWMLSEMFETLPEVGDPDKPKLVFFFDEAHLLFDDAPPALAEKIEQVVRLIRSKGVGVYFVTQNPIDIPEDVAGQLGNRVQHALRAFTPRDQKAVKAAAETFRPNPKVDVAREITELKVGEALVSLLMADGAPSPVERTLIKPPCSRAGPLDAKERAIIKSISPVEGKYDTAVDRESAEELLAAKAEQAQAAAIEAKAQVEADKQAAIAAKEEAKRKVAEEKVRLQQEKAAAREAAKPSFAEKMVESAARSAATNLGRQVAGKFGGQLMRGILGSLFK, from the coding sequence GTGAGCGACGGCAGCACGGCAAGCGAAATCTATATCGGCCTTGGCGGAGGCGGCGCAGCGGACGGCCCGCGCCAGTCGCTCGTGCTCAAGCGCGCCAACCGCCATGGATTGATCGCGGGTGCGACCGGCACCGGCAAGACGGTGACCTTGCAGGGGCTGGCCGAGGGCTTCTCCGCGGTCGGCGTCCCGGTGTTCGTCGCCGATGTGAAGGGCGACCTTGCCGGCATGGCGATGGCGGGCAGCCCGACTTCGAAGATGCACGAGATTTTCGCGGCGCGCGCCGCCGAGATCGGCGACAGCGAATGGGGCTATCGCGACAATCCGGTGATCTTCTGGGACCTGTTCGGCGAACAGGGACATCCCGTGCGCACGACGATTTCCGAAATGGGCCCGCTGCTACTCGCGCGGCTGATGGGGCTCAACGAGGTGCAGGAAGGCGTGCTCGCAATTGCGTTCCGCGTCGCCGACGAACAGAATCTGCTGCTGCTCGACCTCGGCGATTTGCAGGCGATGCTGTCGTGGTGCGCCGAAAATGCCGACGAACTCACGACCAAATATGGCAATGTGTCGAAGGCGACCGTGGGCACGATCCAGCGCCAGTTGCTGACGCTCGAAACACAGGGCGGCGCCAATTTCTTCGGCGAGCCCGCGCTCGACATCATGGACATGATCCGCACCGATGAAAATGGCCGCGGCTATGTCAACATCCTCGCCGCCGACAAACTGATGGCGAGCCCCAAGCTTTACGCGACCTTCCTGCTCTGGATGCTGAGCGAGATGTTCGAGACGCTTCCCGAGGTCGGCGACCCCGACAAGCCGAAGCTCGTCTTCTTCTTCGACGAGGCGCATCTGCTGTTCGACGACGCGCCGCCTGCGCTCGCCGAAAAGATCGAGCAGGTCGTGCGCCTGATTCGTTCGAAGGGCGTTGGCGTCTATTTCGTGACGCAGAATCCGATCGACATTCCCGAGGATGTCGCGGGCCAGCTCGGCAACCGCGTCCAGCATGCGCTCCGCGCCTTCACCCCGCGCGACCAGAAAGCGGTGAAGGCGGCTGCCGAAACCTTCCGTCCCAACCCAAAGGTCGATGTCGCGCGCGAGATCACCGAGCTCAAGGTTGGCGAGGCGCTCGTCTCGTTGCTGATGGCCGACGGCGCGCCCTCGCCGGTCGAGCGCACGTTGATCAAGCCGCCCTGTTCGCGCGCCGGGCCGCTCGACGCCAAGGAGCGCGCGATCATCAAGTCGATCTCGCCGGTCGAGGGCAAATATGACACCGCCGTCGACCGCGAAAGCGCCGAGGAACTGCTCGCTGCCAAGGCCGAACAGGCGCAGGCCGCCGCGATCGAAGCGAAGGCGCAGGTCGAGGCCGACAAGCAGGCCGCGATCGCCGCGAAGGAAGAAGCGAAGCGCAAGGTCGCCGAAGAGAAGGTGCGACTGCAGCAGGAAAAGGCCGCGGCGCGCGAGGCCGCCAAGCCGAGCTTCGCCGAGAAGATGGTCGAGTCGGCGGCGCGGTCGGCGGCGACCAATCTCGGCCGGCAGGTCGCGGGCAAGTTCGGCGGCCAGCTGATGCGCGGGATATTGGGCAGCCTGTTCAAGTGA
- a CDS encoding trypsin-like peptidase domain-containing protein, with protein MRYVYGITSALLAGGTALALVTQSPVGAQVAQNEKSEIAKVVPRSGAPESFADLVEQLQPAVVNISTKQEVTLGVRLNPFAGTREPITQEQQGGGSGFLISADGYIVTNNHVISGGPRGEAVNQVTVTLTNQKEYKATIVGRDVASDLALLKIEASGLPFVKFADSSTARVGDWVVAIGNPLGLGSTVTAGIISAVQRNIGQGGAYDRYIQTDTAINRGNSGGPLFDLQGNVVGINNMLISPVGANIGVNFAIPADAAIPVINALRAGEKVQRGYLGIGIAPVDEDLAAALGLPKDRGEFIQRVEPAQAGEKAGLKRGDVVTKVNGKDVTPQQTLSYIVSNTKPGTRIPLEIIRDGKTLTIQALVGTRPPEEELTGSNFDPEEEQTTPEDPTGAADKALQDELGLSVQTVTPDIARAVGVDAGTKGLVVGAASANSDAGRKGLRRGDVILSANRTPVTTSEALAKAVADAKKAGRDAVLLEILRRGGPSAFVAIRVK; from the coding sequence GTGCGTTATGTTTATGGCATCACTTCGGCCTTGCTGGCGGGTGGCACCGCGCTGGCGCTGGTCACCCAGTCCCCCGTTGGGGCACAGGTCGCTCAGAATGAGAAGAGCGAAATCGCCAAGGTCGTTCCCCGTTCGGGCGCGCCCGAAAGCTTCGCCGACCTCGTCGAACAGCTGCAGCCCGCGGTGGTCAACATCTCGACCAAGCAGGAAGTCACGCTCGGCGTCCGGCTGAACCCCTTTGCCGGTACGCGCGAACCGATCACGCAGGAACAGCAGGGCGGCGGTTCGGGATTCCTGATCTCGGCCGACGGCTATATCGTCACCAACAACCATGTCATTTCGGGCGGCCCGCGTGGCGAGGCGGTCAATCAGGTCACCGTGACGCTGACCAACCAGAAGGAATATAAGGCGACGATCGTCGGGCGCGACGTGGCATCCGACCTTGCGTTGCTCAAGATCGAAGCAAGCGGCCTGCCGTTCGTGAAGTTCGCCGACAGCAGCACGGCGCGCGTCGGTGACTGGGTGGTGGCGATCGGCAACCCGCTCGGCCTCGGTTCGACCGTGACCGCTGGCATCATCTCGGCGGTTCAGCGCAACATCGGGCAGGGCGGCGCCTATGACCGCTATATCCAGACCGATACCGCGATCAATCGCGGCAACTCGGGTGGCCCGTTGTTCGACCTTCAAGGCAATGTCGTCGGCATCAACAACATGCTGATCTCGCCCGTCGGCGCGAACATCGGCGTTAATTTTGCGATTCCGGCCGATGCGGCTATTCCCGTGATCAACGCGCTGCGCGCTGGTGAAAAGGTCCAGCGCGGCTATCTCGGCATCGGCATCGCGCCGGTCGATGAGGATCTGGCTGCGGCGCTCGGTCTGCCCAAGGATCGTGGCGAGTTCATCCAGCGCGTCGAGCCCGCGCAGGCCGGCGAAAAGGCAGGGCTGAAGCGTGGCGATGTCGTGACCAAGGTCAATGGCAAGGATGTCACGCCGCAGCAGACCTTGTCGTACATCGTCTCGAACACCAAACCGGGTACGCGCATCCCGCTTGAGATTATCCGCGATGGCAAAACGCTGACGATCCAGGCGCTCGTCGGCACGCGTCCGCCCGAGGAAGAACTGACCGGCAGCAACTTCGACCCCGAAGAAGAACAGACGACCCCCGAGGATCCGACCGGCGCCGCTGACAAGGCGCTCCAGGACGAACTCGGCCTGTCGGTGCAGACGGTGACTCCCGATATCGCCCGCGCGGTCGGCGTCGACGCCGGAACCAAGGGGCTTGTCGTCGGTGCCGCTTCTGCGAACAGCGATGCAGGCCGCAAGGGCCTGCGTCGCGGCGACGTGATCCTCAGCGCGAACCGCACGCCCGTCACGACGAGTGAGGCGCTCGCCAAGGCGGTTGCCGACGCGAAAAAGGCAGGCCGCGATGCGGTGCTGCTCGAAATCCTGCGTCGTGGCGGGCCGTCGGCCTTCGTCGCAATTCGCGTGAAATAA
- a CDS encoding VOC family protein, translating to MIGYVTLGTKDLAKAAEFYDAIAAELDTPRMMEFDGFIAWGKPDGGAGIGLTKPFDGNVATVGNGVMVALQAKDKEQVHRLHEIALAHGGSCEGPPGPRGEGFYAGYFRDPDGNKLNAFIMG from the coding sequence ATGATTGGCTATGTGACGCTGGGAACGAAGGATCTCGCGAAGGCGGCGGAGTTTTATGATGCGATCGCCGCGGAGCTCGACACGCCGCGCATGATGGAATTCGACGGCTTCATCGCGTGGGGCAAGCCCGATGGCGGTGCGGGTATCGGCCTGACGAAGCCCTTCGACGGCAATGTCGCGACGGTCGGCAACGGCGTGATGGTCGCGCTTCAGGCGAAGGACAAGGAGCAGGTCCACCGCCTCCACGAAATCGCGCTCGCGCATGGCGGCAGCTGCGAAGGCCCTCCGGGACCGCGCGGTGAGGGATTTTACGCCGGATATTTCCGCGACCCCGACGGCAACAAGCTCAACGCCTTCATCATGGGATGA
- a CDS encoding acyl-CoA thioesterase, which translates to MSSASLPHDHAIAVGSDQIDFMGHVNNAHYLSWVQEAVLAHWRHIAPPDAVAAHLWVALKHEITYRRPAFLDDQVIATVILEKVQGARAFYETIIKRGEEVLAEVKSSWCCIDAKTLRPARLASEVVARFFPAEKI; encoded by the coding sequence ATGAGTTCCGCTTCCCTTCCGCACGATCATGCGATTGCCGTCGGTTCCGACCAGATCGATTTCATGGGTCATGTGAACAATGCCCACTATCTCAGCTGGGTTCAGGAGGCGGTTCTCGCGCACTGGCGCCACATCGCGCCGCCCGATGCCGTCGCGGCGCATCTGTGGGTCGCGCTGAAGCACGAAATCACCTACCGTCGCCCCGCCTTTCTGGACGATCAGGTCATTGCGACCGTGATCCTCGAAAAGGTTCAGGGCGCACGCGCCTTTTACGAAACGATCATCAAGCGCGGCGAAGAGGTGCTCGCCGAGGTCAAGTCGAGCTGGTGCTGCATCGACGCCAAAACGCTGCGACCCGCCCGACTGGCGAGCGAGGTCGTCGCGCGATTCTTCCCAGCCGAGAAAATCTAG
- the queF gene encoding preQ(1) synthase translates to MTDSSPTPLAPKHLGQSSELPAAPEAAVLDYVPNPRAGELYLVRFAAPEFTSLCPVTGQPDFAHLVIDYAPGDTIVESKSLKLFLGSFRNHAGFHEDCTVGIGRRLFDEMQPRWLRIGGYWYPRGGIPIDVFWQSSAPPEGLWLPDQGVAPYRGRG, encoded by the coding sequence ATGACCGATTCCAGCCCCACGCCGCTGGCGCCGAAACATCTCGGCCAATCCAGCGAACTTCCTGCCGCTCCCGAGGCGGCCGTCCTCGATTATGTCCCCAATCCGCGCGCCGGCGAGCTTTATCTCGTGCGCTTCGCCGCGCCCGAATTCACCTCGCTTTGCCCGGTAACCGGCCAGCCCGATTTCGCGCATCTCGTCATCGATTATGCGCCCGGCGACACGATCGTCGAATCGAAGAGCCTGAAGCTGTTTCTCGGCAGCTTCCGCAACCACGCAGGTTTCCACGAGGATTGCACAGTCGGCATCGGCCGCCGCCTGTTCGACGAAATGCAGCCCCGCTGGCTGCGCATTGGCGGCTACTGGTACCCGCGCGGGGGCATCCCGATCGACGTCTTCTGGCAATCGAGCGCGCCGCCGGAGGGCCTCTGGCTCCCCGATCAGGGGGTCGCGCCCTATCGCGGACGGGGTTGA